A genomic stretch from Calidithermus timidus DSM 17022 includes:
- the clpB gene encoding ATP-dependent chaperone ClpB — MNLEKWTEQARQALAQSQVLAREMSHSQIDVPHLAAVLLRDSAGLPAKIVGKAGLSPDAVYKAAQTELGRLPRISGAEAGQYLSSKLNGLLGRAEALAAELKDSYVAVDTLLLALAETGFAGLEAARVKAAMLEARGGRKVNSEHAEGTYNALEQYGIDLTKQAEQGKLDPVIGRDEEIRRTIQILLRRTKNNPVLIGDPGVGKTAIVEGLAQRIVKGDVPEGLKGKRIVSLQMGSLLAGAKYRGEFEERLKAVIQEATQSAGEVILFIDELHTIVGAGKAEGAVDAGNMLKPALARGELHMIGATTLDEYREIEKDAALERRFQPVFVDEPGLEETVSILRGIKEKYEVHHGVRITDSALIAAAQLSHRYITDRRLPDKAIDLVDEAAARLRMALESSPEALDSLDRKKLQLEIEREALKKETDPESRIRLADIEREIAELSEEIAKQRAQWEAEREVMNRLRAAQQKLDEVRTRIEQAERAYDLNKAAELRYGELPRLEAEVQQLSQQMQSAKFARPEVSEEDIAEIVARWTGIPVSKLLEGEREKLLRLEDELHQRVVGQDEAILAVADAIRRARAGLSDPKRPIGSFLFLGPTGVGKTELAKTLAATLFDTEEAMVRIDMTEYMEKHSVSRLVGAPPGYVGYEEGGQLTEAIRRRPYAVILFDEVEKAHPDVFNILLQILDDGRLTDGQGHTVDFRNTVIILTSNLGSSLILEGIQSGLSYEGIRERVMGVLRQSFRPEFLNRLDEIVVFRPLSREQIAQIVEIQLKNLRARLAEKRISLELSPEALAFLAERGYDPVFGARPLKRVIQRELETPLSRKILSGEVGEGANVWVDVGPLGLTFELKKAVQA; from the coding sequence ATGAATTTGGAGAAGTGGACCGAACAGGCGCGCCAGGCTCTGGCCCAGAGCCAGGTGCTGGCGCGGGAGATGAGCCACTCGCAGATCGACGTGCCCCACCTGGCGGCGGTGCTGCTGCGGGACTCGGCGGGGCTGCCGGCGAAGATCGTGGGCAAGGCCGGACTCAGCCCGGATGCTGTGTACAAGGCCGCCCAGACCGAGCTGGGCAGGCTGCCGCGCATCAGCGGGGCCGAGGCGGGGCAATACCTCTCGAGCAAGCTGAACGGCCTGCTTGGGCGGGCCGAGGCCCTAGCCGCCGAACTCAAAGATAGCTATGTGGCGGTAGATACCCTGCTGCTGGCGCTGGCCGAGACCGGCTTCGCAGGCCTCGAGGCCGCCAGGGTCAAAGCGGCCATGCTCGAGGCCAGAGGGGGGAGAAAAGTGAACTCAGAACACGCCGAAGGAACCTACAACGCACTCGAGCAGTACGGCATCGACCTGACCAAGCAGGCCGAGCAAGGCAAGCTCGACCCGGTGATCGGGCGCGACGAGGAGATCCGGCGCACCATCCAAATCCTGCTGCGCCGCACCAAGAACAACCCCGTGCTCATCGGTGATCCGGGGGTGGGGAAGACGGCTATCGTCGAGGGATTGGCCCAGCGCATCGTCAAGGGCGACGTGCCGGAGGGGCTCAAGGGCAAGCGCATCGTCAGCTTGCAGATGGGCTCGCTGCTGGCGGGGGCCAAGTACCGCGGTGAGTTTGAGGAGCGGCTCAAGGCCGTGATCCAGGAGGCCACCCAGAGCGCCGGAGAGGTCATCCTGTTCATCGACGAGCTGCACACCATCGTGGGCGCGGGCAAGGCCGAGGGCGCGGTGGACGCGGGTAACATGCTCAAACCCGCGCTGGCGCGGGGTGAGTTGCACATGATCGGGGCGACCACCCTCGACGAGTACCGCGAGATCGAGAAGGATGCTGCCCTCGAGCGCCGCTTCCAGCCGGTGTTCGTCGATGAGCCCGGCCTCGAGGAGACCGTGAGCATCCTGCGCGGTATCAAGGAGAAGTACGAGGTGCACCACGGGGTGCGCATCACCGACTCCGCCCTCATCGCCGCCGCTCAGCTCTCGCACCGCTACATCACCGACCGTCGCCTGCCCGACAAGGCCATCGACCTTGTGGACGAGGCCGCCGCCCGGCTGCGCATGGCGCTGGAGTCAAGCCCCGAGGCCCTCGACTCGCTCGACCGCAAGAAGCTGCAGCTCGAGATCGAGCGCGAGGCGCTGAAGAAGGAGACCGACCCCGAGTCGCGTATACGGCTCGCCGACATCGAGCGCGAGATCGCCGAGCTGAGCGAGGAGATCGCCAAGCAGCGCGCGCAGTGGGAGGCCGAGCGCGAAGTGATGAACCGGCTGCGCGCGGCCCAGCAGAAGCTCGACGAGGTGCGCACCCGCATCGAGCAGGCCGAGCGGGCTTATGACCTCAACAAGGCCGCCGAGCTGCGCTACGGCGAGCTGCCGCGGTTGGAGGCCGAGGTGCAGCAGCTCTCGCAACAGATGCAGAGCGCGAAGTTTGCCCGCCCCGAGGTCTCGGAGGAGGACATCGCCGAGATCGTGGCCCGCTGGACCGGCATCCCCGTGAGCAAACTGCTCGAGGGCGAGCGCGAGAAGCTCTTGCGCCTGGAGGACGAGCTGCACCAGCGGGTAGTGGGCCAGGACGAAGCCATCCTTGCCGTGGCCGACGCCATCCGCCGGGCCAGGGCCGGGCTTAGCGACCCTAAACGGCCCATCGGCTCGTTCTTGTTCTTAGGACCTACCGGCGTGGGCAAGACCGAGCTGGCCAAGACCCTCGCGGCCACCCTCTTCGACACCGAGGAGGCCATGGTGCGCATCGACATGACCGAGTACATGGAGAAGCACTCGGTCTCGAGGCTGGTGGGGGCCCCGCCCGGCTACGTGGGCTACGAGGAGGGCGGTCAGCTCACCGAGGCCATCCGCCGCCGCCCCTACGCCGTCATCCTCTTCGATGAGGTAGAGAAGGCTCACCCCGACGTGTTCAACATCCTGCTGCAAATCCTCGACGATGGGCGCCTGACCGACGGGCAAGGCCATACGGTGGACTTCCGCAACACCGTCATCATCCTCACCTCCAACCTCGGCTCGTCGCTGATCCTCGAGGGCATTCAGTCGGGTCTGAGCTACGAAGGCATCCGCGAGCGGGTCATGGGCGTGCTGCGGCAGAGCTTCCGCCCCGAGTTCCTCAACCGCCTCGACGAGATCGTAGTCTTCCGCCCGCTCTCGCGCGAGCAGATCGCTCAGATCGTGGAAATCCAGCTCAAGAACCTGCGCGCGCGCCTGGCCGAGAAGCGCATCAGCCTCGAGCTCTCCCCCGAAGCCCTGGCCTTCCTGGCCGAGCGCGGCTACGATCCGGTGTTCGGCGCGCGTCCCTTGAAGCGGGTCATCCAGCGCGAGCTCGAGACCCCGCTCTCGCGCAAGATCCTCTCGGGCGAAGTGGGCGAGGGGGCCAACGTGTGGGTTGACGTCGGGCCGCTGGGCCTGACCTTTGAGCTCAAGAAGGCTGTTCAGGCTTGA
- a CDS encoding VLRF1 family aeRF1-type release factor — protein sequence MLNRENIRRIHQQIAVKPAPILSLYLDINPANPSNSGKAYVTRAREAMKALGVPEKVLERALSAMERLPEGRLRVVFAGEDWVEAYDLQTELPLPDGVELRWGEPYLTPLIYALDEYERYAVVLVDREKWRLFELHMGRVEELEGAFRAVAANEWRDLGEDATAAGGRSAGPGAVGYVGRASGGSGKDHFNERMSEWTERFYREMAQRLAEVMKARGIGRLILMGPDPDTKNFAAHLPDGLPEPYILPSMPHSRVGPGEILKALEQQLPPLERAREEKLLDAIRERGIWGLQGVLEALQEGRLHLLVVPWGLEVRVFRCASGRVELTREAAEAYCPGERLEEVSLKEILPALAQAYNVRLEIVRGEAEARLREELGGLAALVRW from the coding sequence ATGCTCAACCGGGAGAACATTCGCCGCATTCACCAGCAGATCGCCGTGAAACCCGCCCCCATACTCTCGCTCTACCTTGACATCAATCCGGCCAACCCCAGCAACTCGGGCAAGGCCTATGTGACCAGGGCCAGGGAAGCCATGAAGGCTCTGGGGGTGCCTGAAAAGGTGCTCGAGCGGGCTCTGAGCGCGATGGAGAGGCTACCGGAAGGGCGTCTGCGGGTGGTTTTTGCCGGGGAAGACTGGGTGGAGGCTTATGACCTCCAGACCGAGCTGCCCCTGCCGGATGGGGTCGAGCTCCGTTGGGGCGAACCTTACCTGACCCCCTTGATCTACGCCCTCGACGAGTACGAGCGCTACGCGGTGGTGTTGGTAGACCGGGAAAAATGGCGGCTCTTCGAGTTGCACATGGGGCGGGTGGAGGAGCTCGAGGGGGCCTTTCGAGCAGTCGCTGCCAACGAATGGCGCGACCTGGGAGAGGATGCTACGGCAGCCGGAGGGCGCAGCGCTGGTCCCGGAGCCGTTGGGTATGTGGGCCGGGCCTCGGGGGGCAGTGGCAAGGATCACTTCAATGAGCGCATGAGCGAGTGGACCGAGCGCTTTTACCGGGAGATGGCCCAGAGGCTGGCTGAGGTCATGAAGGCCAGAGGGATCGGACGGCTCATCCTGATGGGGCCAGACCCCGACACCAAGAACTTCGCCGCCCACCTGCCCGACGGCCTCCCCGAACCCTACATCCTGCCCTCCATGCCGCACTCTAGGGTCGGCCCAGGGGAGATTCTCAAGGCCCTCGAGCAGCAGTTGCCTCCGCTCGAGCGCGCTCGCGAGGAAAAGCTGCTCGACGCCATTCGTGAGCGGGGCATCTGGGGCTTACAGGGGGTGCTGGAGGCTTTGCAAGAAGGACGCTTGCATCTGCTGGTGGTGCCCTGGGGTCTGGAGGTGAGGGTGTTTCGCTGCGCCTCGGGCAGGGTGGAACTCACCCGCGAGGCCGCCGAAGCTTATTGCCCTGGGGAGCGCTTGGAGGAAGTTTCCTTGAAGGAGATCCTGCCTGCCCTGGCCCAGGCCTACAACGTGCGGCTGGAGATCGTTCGCGGCGAAGCTGAGGCCCGCCTGCGTGAGGAATTGGGCGGCTTGGCGGCCCTCGTTCGTTGGTGA
- a CDS encoding Hsp20/alpha crystallin family protein, giving the protein MVRFDPFREIEELQERLFRNFGLTRPENGNRTYAPLVDVMDDAQGLHFAIYLPGVDPNNVELTAENNTLSVKAERPFNRPEGVQQYRLEGAYGTFARSFTIPNTYDLSKVSANFKHGVLYVDIPKAEAAQPRKINVLVD; this is encoded by the coding sequence ATGGTACGCTTCGATCCCTTCAGAGAAATCGAGGAGCTTCAAGAACGCCTGTTCCGCAACTTCGGCCTGACCCGCCCCGAGAACGGTAACCGCACCTATGCCCCCCTGGTTGACGTCATGGACGATGCCCAGGGCCTGCACTTCGCCATCTACCTGCCCGGCGTCGATCCCAACAACGTCGAGCTGACCGCCGAGAACAACACCCTCAGCGTCAAGGCCGAGCGGCCCTTCAACCGGCCCGAGGGGGTGCAGCAGTACCGCCTCGAGGGGGCCTACGGCACCTTCGCCCGCAGCTTCACCATCCCCAACACCTACGACCTCTCCAAGGTGAGCGCCAACTTCAAGCACGGCGTGCTCTACGTAGACATCCCCAAGGCCGAAGCTGCTCAGCCCCGCAAGATTAACGTGCTGGTGGACTGA
- a CDS encoding rhomboid family intramembrane serine protease, with amino-acid sequence MFPLYDINRPRRRAVLVPALVVANLLAFVWEWVLNDPGAVIYTYGFIPANFFADPLAEWPTLFTSMFLHGGIGHLVGNMWFLWVFGDNVEDRLGHGGFLLFYLLGGVGAALTQGLVSYGSDAPMIGASGAISAVLGAYIVLYPGALIVSLLGFFPILIPAVIYLGLWFLLQLLQSFGGVPGVAFWAHIGGFIVGVLLIRAMAPARWRR; translated from the coding sequence ATGTTCCCCCTTTACGACATCAACCGCCCGCGCCGCCGTGCGGTCTTGGTGCCTGCCCTGGTCGTTGCCAACCTGCTGGCCTTCGTGTGGGAGTGGGTACTCAACGATCCCGGGGCCGTCATCTACACCTACGGCTTCATTCCTGCTAACTTTTTCGCCGACCCCCTGGCCGAGTGGCCCACCCTTTTTACCAGCATGTTCCTGCACGGCGGAATTGGGCACCTGGTGGGGAACATGTGGTTCTTGTGGGTCTTTGGGGATAACGTCGAGGATCGCCTGGGGCATGGGGGATTCCTGCTGTTCTACCTGCTGGGGGGGGTAGGAGCGGCCCTGACCCAGGGCCTCGTTTCCTATGGCAGCGATGCGCCCATGATCGGGGCTTCGGGGGCGATTTCTGCGGTGCTCGGGGCCTACATCGTGCTCTATCCCGGCGCGCTGATCGTGAGCCTGCTGGGCTTTTTCCCCATCCTCATTCCAGCCGTGATCTACCTGGGGCTATGGTTCTTGCTGCAACTGCTCCAGTCCTTCGGTGGGGTTCCGGGGGTCGCTTTCTGGGCCCACATCGGCGGCTTTATCGTGGGCGTGCTGCTGATTCGGGCGATGGCTCCTGCTCGCTGGCGGCGCTGA
- a CDS encoding NAD(P)/FAD-dependent oxidoreductase produces the protein MAEKHVVVLGAGFAGLNAVRELSREPSVRVTLVDRNNYHLFQPLLYQVASAGLEAPQIAFPIRAFLRRHKNARFLLGSAEGIDPKARVLMVEGRPVPYDYLIVGLGTKTNDFGLPGVAQYGYAMKTLDDAMRIRDRLISAGEEASRTTDPHRRRALLTMVIVGGGPTGVELAGALGEVRRHVIPRDFPGVDLREVRVILIETGSRLLDAFAPSSARYAQRFLERLGVEVWLGERVVEIRPDGVRLESGKFIPTFTAIWTAGVTGQGIPGLQVVRGNRVATTPELYVPEHPEIYVAGDMNFLEYKDGRPHPQVAPTAMQQGRLAAQNILRELRGEEKRAFRYFDKGNMATLGRNAAVAEIKGLRLNGFPAWAAWLGVHLYYLVGFRNRLMVLGNWAYSYFTYDYAVRVMHHRHEFPVAGERVSA, from the coding sequence ATGGCCGAGAAACACGTAGTTGTATTGGGCGCTGGATTCGCGGGTCTCAACGCCGTGCGGGAGCTTTCGCGCGAGCCCTCGGTGCGGGTGACGCTGGTAGACCGCAACAACTACCACCTTTTTCAGCCCCTGCTCTATCAGGTGGCTTCGGCAGGCCTCGAGGCCCCCCAGATTGCTTTCCCGATTCGGGCTTTCCTGCGACGGCACAAGAACGCCCGCTTCTTGCTGGGAAGTGCCGAGGGGATCGATCCCAAGGCCAGGGTGCTGATGGTCGAGGGCCGGCCGGTGCCCTACGACTACCTGATCGTGGGGTTGGGCACGAAGACCAACGACTTCGGCCTGCCGGGCGTGGCGCAATATGGTTACGCCATGAAGACCCTCGACGATGCCATGCGCATTCGGGATCGTCTGATCTCGGCTGGCGAGGAGGCCAGCCGCACCACAGACCCACACCGCCGTAGGGCCCTTTTGACCATGGTGATCGTGGGAGGCGGACCGACCGGCGTGGAGCTGGCCGGGGCGCTGGGCGAAGTGCGCCGCCACGTGATCCCCCGGGATTTCCCCGGCGTGGATCTGCGTGAGGTGCGGGTCATCCTCATCGAAACCGGCAGCCGGCTACTCGATGCTTTCGCGCCCTCCTCAGCCCGCTATGCCCAGCGCTTCCTCGAGCGGCTGGGCGTGGAGGTATGGCTTGGTGAGCGGGTGGTGGAGATTCGGCCCGATGGGGTCAGGTTGGAGAGCGGCAAGTTCATACCCACCTTTACCGCCATCTGGACTGCCGGGGTAACCGGGCAGGGGATACCCGGCTTGCAGGTCGTGCGGGGCAACCGCGTCGCCACTACCCCTGAACTCTACGTGCCTGAGCACCCCGAGATCTACGTGGCGGGTGACATGAACTTCCTAGAGTACAAAGATGGTCGCCCTCACCCGCAAGTAGCCCCCACGGCCATGCAACAAGGCCGCCTGGCCGCGCAGAACATCCTGCGTGAACTGCGTGGAGAGGAGAAGAGGGCTTTCCGCTATTTCGACAAGGGAAACATGGCGACGCTGGGCCGCAATGCCGCGGTTGCCGAGATTAAGGGACTGCGCCTGAACGGCTTCCCGGCTTGGGCCGCCTGGTTGGGGGTGCATCTTTACTACCTGGTCGGTTTCCGCAACCGCCTGATGGTGCTGGGCAACTGGGCCTACAGCTACTTCACCTACGACTACGCCGTGCGGGTCATGCACCACCGCCACGAGTTCCCGGTGGCGGGGGAGAGGGTGAGTGCTTGA
- the lpxA gene encoding acyl-ACP--UDP-N-acetylglucosamine O-acyltransferase, producing MTQTLIHPTAVVSPKARLLGRVEIGPYAVIEGPCEIGDGVRIAPHAVILPYVRLGEGVEVGAHAVLGGEPQDLSFKGQESWLEVGARTILREGVTLHRSTREDRPTRIGAGCYLMAYSHVAHDCQIGDGVILTNNVMLAGHVSVGRGAVLGGGAAVHQFVRIGAGAMLGGMAGARKDILPFTLATEVPAIHYRLNTVGLRRSGVNGERYKALERAFRALRAGDPLPEDLPETPEVLELRAFLASPSKRGIARFVQHMAEWEG from the coding sequence ATGACCCAAACCCTCATTCACCCCACGGCGGTTGTCTCACCCAAAGCCCGGTTGCTTGGCCGGGTCGAAATCGGCCCCTACGCGGTTATCGAGGGACCCTGCGAAATTGGCGACGGGGTTCGGATTGCGCCACATGCGGTCATCCTGCCCTACGTGCGCCTGGGCGAAGGGGTCGAGGTGGGTGCCCACGCGGTGCTAGGTGGCGAACCCCAGGATCTGAGCTTCAAGGGGCAGGAAAGCTGGCTCGAGGTCGGCGCACGCACCATCCTGCGCGAAGGGGTCACCCTGCACCGCTCAACCCGCGAGGACCGCCCTACCCGTATCGGCGCGGGCTGCTACCTGATGGCCTACAGCCACGTGGCTCACGACTGCCAGATTGGCGATGGGGTGATCCTAACCAACAACGTCATGCTGGCCGGTCACGTCAGCGTGGGCCGGGGTGCGGTGCTCGGTGGCGGTGCAGCGGTACACCAGTTCGTGCGCATCGGGGCTGGCGCGATGCTCGGGGGCATGGCGGGCGCCCGCAAGGACATCCTACCCTTCACCCTAGCCACCGAGGTTCCGGCCATCCACTACCGGCTCAACACGGTGGGCCTGCGGCGCAGCGGCGTGAATGGAGAGCGCTACAAGGCCCTCGAGCGGGCTTTTCGCGCCCTGCGCGCCGGCGACCCCCTCCCCGAGGATCTTCCCGAAACCCCAGAGGTGCTCGAGCTTCGCGCTTTCCTCGCCAGCCCCAGCAAACGCGGCATCGCCCGCTTCGTGCAGCACATGGCGGAGTGGGAGGGGTAG
- the fabZ gene encoding 3-hydroxyacyl-ACP dehydratase FabZ, which translates to MDITQILQFLPHRYPFLLIDRVLEADEKRFRALKNVSFNEPHFQGHFPGYPIMPGVLILEAMAQASVAVVTKQPEFKPGGLVFLVGVEEARFRKPVTPGDSLILEGELLQYRRGLGKVRVEAKVEGEVRAEATLTFVLRNEG; encoded by the coding sequence ATGGATATCACGCAAATTCTGCAGTTCCTGCCCCATCGCTACCCCTTCTTGCTCATCGACCGCGTGCTCGAGGCCGACGAAAAGCGCTTCAGGGCCCTCAAGAACGTGAGCTTCAACGAGCCCCATTTCCAGGGTCACTTCCCCGGCTACCCCATCATGCCGGGGGTGCTGATCCTCGAGGCCATGGCCCAGGCTTCGGTGGCGGTGGTCACCAAGCAGCCGGAGTTCAAGCCCGGAGGCCTGGTATTTCTGGTCGGGGTCGAGGAGGCACGCTTCCGCAAACCGGTAACGCCCGGCGACAGCCTGATCCTCGAGGGCGAGCTTTTGCAGTACCGCCGGGGCCTGGGCAAGGTCAGGGTCGAGGCCAAAGTGGAGGGTGAAGTTCGGGCCGAGGCCACCCTGACCTTCGTGTTGCGCAACGAGGGCTGA
- a CDS encoding Gfo/Idh/MocA family protein, which yields MELKVGVVGVGVMGTYHAQIYAGLPGVKLVGVVDPDPMRRRVIEQDLEVPAYADPEALLGRVQAVSIASPTSHHYQQARLFLEAGVHVLVEKPMTPSLEQARELVRLAERRDLVLQVGHIMRFYQAVADLPNLVGNPWVIEARRVSNNRRIRDIGVILDLMIHDLDLILLLLREKPLRYTVVGQALDGRDEYAHAVLEFPSGIQAVLTASRVSPQPERSLTITQPGEVVRMDFTNDPYTELSIHRAMSNGELGSPTHVHVERTSIHNENPLRRQLKHFVDRIQRDDPPLVTLEDDLLALEMALELSKMLNSLPQDRRVLPYPR from the coding sequence ATGGAACTAAAAGTCGGTGTGGTTGGCGTGGGGGTTATGGGAACCTACCACGCTCAGATCTATGCAGGCCTGCCGGGGGTCAAGCTGGTGGGCGTGGTTGATCCCGACCCCATGCGGCGGCGGGTTATCGAGCAAGACCTCGAGGTGCCTGCCTATGCCGATCCCGAAGCCTTGCTGGGTCGGGTACAGGCGGTAAGCATCGCCTCTCCCACCTCCCATCACTACCAGCAAGCGCGGCTGTTCCTGGAGGCTGGCGTTCACGTGCTGGTGGAAAAGCCTATGACGCCTTCCCTCGAGCAAGCCCGCGAGCTGGTGCGCCTGGCCGAGCGCCGGGACCTGGTGCTCCAAGTAGGGCACATCATGCGCTTTTACCAGGCGGTAGCAGACTTGCCCAACCTGGTGGGAAATCCCTGGGTGATCGAGGCCAGGCGGGTGAGCAACAACCGCCGCATCCGGGACATCGGCGTGATCCTCGACCTGATGATCCACGACCTGGACCTGATCCTGCTGCTTCTACGGGAAAAACCCCTGCGCTACACGGTGGTGGGTCAGGCCCTCGACGGGCGCGACGAGTACGCCCACGCCGTGCTCGAGTTCCCCTCCGGAATCCAGGCCGTGCTCACCGCCAGCCGAGTCTCTCCCCAACCCGAGCGCTCGCTGACCATCACCCAGCCGGGTGAGGTGGTGCGCATGGACTTCACCAACGACCCCTACACCGAGCTGTCCATCCACCGCGCCATGAGCAACGGCGAGCTGGGCAGCCCTACCCACGTGCACGTCGAGCGCACCTCCATCCACAACGAGAACCCGCTGCGCCGCCAGCTCAAGCACTTCGTCGATCGCATCCAACGCGACGATCCCCCCCTGGTGACCCTCGAGGACGACCTGTTGGCCCTCGAGATGGCCCTCGAGCTTTCCAAGATGCTCAACTCCCTGCCGCAGGACCGGAGGGTGCTGCCCTACCCCAGGTGA
- the gmk gene encoding guanylate kinase — MARGTLFVMTGASGVGKGTIRAQVMGYLHRSLHYSISMTTRAPRPGEKNGQDYYFVSKEEFEARIAQGGFLEYAEFVGNYYGTPREPVEEALNKGLDVLLEIEVQGALQVAKQAPEAVMIFIVPPSLSELKHRLLLRGTESLEKIEKRLAQAKREMEAAHNFHYVVVNDELGSAVNDFMSIIRAERLRYPRMKEAIAQALTHDSEIDAKNAVLEEKIRKAGS; from the coding sequence GTGGCAAGAGGAACGCTGTTCGTGATGACAGGGGCTTCGGGGGTGGGCAAGGGCACCATCCGAGCCCAGGTAATGGGGTACTTGCACAGAAGCCTGCACTACTCTATTTCGATGACCACTCGCGCGCCGCGCCCTGGTGAAAAGAACGGCCAGGACTACTACTTCGTCAGCAAGGAGGAATTCGAGGCTCGCATCGCACAAGGTGGCTTCCTCGAGTACGCCGAGTTCGTGGGCAACTACTACGGCACCCCCCGCGAGCCGGTGGAGGAAGCCTTGAACAAGGGGCTCGACGTCCTGCTGGAAATCGAGGTGCAGGGAGCCTTGCAAGTCGCCAAGCAAGCGCCTGAGGCAGTGATGATCTTTATCGTCCCACCCTCGCTCTCCGAATTGAAGCACCGCCTGCTCTTGCGAGGCACCGAGAGCCTGGAGAAGATCGAGAAGCGCTTGGCCCAGGCCAAGCGTGAGATGGAGGCCGCCCACAACTTCCACTACGTGGTGGTCAACGATGAGCTGGGCAGCGCGGTGAATGATTTCATGTCTATCATCCGTGCCGAACGCCTGCGCTATCCCCGAATGAAGGAGGCCATCGCGCAAGCCCTGACCCACGACTCGGAAATTGACGCAAAAAACGCTGTCCTGGAGGAAAAAATTCGCAAGGCGGGGTCTTGA
- the rpoZ gene encoding DNA-directed RNA polymerase subunit omega: MAEPGIDYLLSLTDSKYRLTVVVAKRAQQLLRYQFKNTVLEPPEWPKMRTLEGEKPDPNAVTWAMQELRTGRLSIGEGLVPEDRLSRMLDQMYPREVPEPVAERERD; the protein is encoded by the coding sequence GTGGCCGAACCTGGTATTGATTATCTGCTGAGCCTAACCGACTCCAAGTACCGACTCACCGTCGTGGTAGCCAAGCGCGCCCAGCAACTGCTGCGCTACCAGTTCAAGAACACCGTCCTCGAGCCCCCCGAGTGGCCCAAGATGCGCACCCTGGAGGGGGAGAAACCCGACCCCAACGCGGTAACCTGGGCCATGCAGGAACTGCGGACTGGTCGCCTGAGCATCGGTGAGGGCCTGGTACCCGAGGACCGCCTTTCGCGCATGCTCGACCAGATGTATCCCCGCGAAGTCCCCGAACCCGTCGCTGAGCGTGAGCGGGATTAG
- the argR gene encoding arginine repressor — MASKEQRHRAIQEIISQENISTQAQLVDRLRKRGYAVTQATVSRDINEMRLVRMPMGRGRHKYALAAVTLAEDVEEELRRMFREMVHDVDRGENILVLRTADGHATGIALLLDRLARDEIVGTLAGEDTIFIVTRTAKDAERLQDDLEGYLE; from the coding sequence ATGGCGAGCAAAGAACAGCGTCACCGAGCTATTCAGGAGATCATCTCCCAGGAGAATATCTCTACCCAAGCTCAACTGGTCGATCGACTGCGCAAGCGTGGTTATGCGGTGACCCAGGCTACCGTGAGCCGGGACATCAACGAGATGCGGCTGGTGCGCATGCCCATGGGCCGGGGTCGGCATAAGTATGCGCTCGCGGCGGTGACCTTGGCCGAGGACGTGGAGGAGGAGCTGCGGCGTATGTTTCGCGAGATGGTACACGACGTGGACCGGGGGGAGAACATCCTGGTGTTGCGTACTGCCGACGGACACGCCACGGGAATCGCTTTGCTGCTCGACCGCCTCGCGCGGGACGAAATTGTGGGGACGTTGGCCGGGGAAGATACCATCTTCATCGTAACCCGCACCGCCAAAGACGCCGAGCGGCTTCAGGACGACCTCGAGGGCTACCTCGAGTAG
- a CDS encoding MarC family protein has protein sequence MLELASKAFLTLFVVIDPVGMVPMFVALAGNRPRSEQLRIARKAILVAGGVILFFALVGGPLLEHLGISLEALRIAGGILLFRIAVDMVFAQWERETKEEQDEARERSDVSVFPLAIPLIAGPGTLASVLILAGESRRVELGLWIVLGMAAVVLVIAYFLLRASSRLRFLLGRTGINVVTRVLGLLLAALAVQYVADGARAFLEG, from the coding sequence ATGCTGGAGCTGGCGAGCAAGGCTTTTCTGACGCTCTTCGTGGTCATCGACCCGGTGGGGATGGTGCCGATGTTTGTGGCCTTGGCGGGAAACCGCCCCCGTTCTGAGCAACTTCGCATCGCTCGAAAGGCCATCCTGGTCGCGGGTGGGGTGATCTTGTTCTTCGCTCTGGTCGGAGGGCCTTTGCTCGAGCACCTGGGGATCAGCCTCGAGGCCCTGCGCATTGCTGGAGGGATCCTGCTTTTCCGCATCGCCGTGGACATGGTGTTTGCTCAGTGGGAGCGCGAGACCAAGGAAGAGCAGGACGAGGCCAGGGAACGCTCCGATGTCTCGGTCTTCCCGCTGGCCATCCCCCTCATCGCCGGGCCGGGAACCCTAGCCAGCGTGCTGATCCTGGCGGGCGAATCGCGCAGGGTCGAACTCGGGCTGTGGATTGTGCTGGGTATGGCCGCGGTGGTGCTGGTGATCGCCTATTTCCTGCTGCGAGCCTCGAGTCGCCTGCGCTTCTTGCTGGGTCGCACCGGAATCAACGTGGTCACACGGGTGCTGGGGCTGCTGCTGGCTGCCCTGGCGGTGCAGTACGTCGCCGATGGGGCACGGGCTTTTTTGGAGGGCTAG